A single genomic interval of Streptomyces showdoensis harbors:
- the nusA gene encoding transcription termination factor NusA — protein sequence MDIDVKLLKGLAQEKEISFEMLVEAIESALLIAYHRTPDARRHARVELDRATGHVTVWAKEDPADLEEGQQPKEFDDTPSDFGRIAASTARQVIQQRLRDAENDVTFGEYARREGDIVAGMVQQGKDPKNVLVKLDDKLEAILPVQEQVPGEDYTHGLRLRTYVVRVAKGVRGPSVTLSRTHPNLVKKLFALEVPEIADGSVEIAAIAREAGHRTKIAVRSTRSGLNAKGACIGPMGSRVRNVMAELLGEKIDIVDWSDDPAEMVANALSPARVSKVEIVDLAARSARVTVPDYQLSLAIGKEGQNARLAARLTGWRIDIRPDTEVSGPQD from the coding sequence GTGGACATCGACGTGAAGCTCCTGAAGGGCTTGGCACAGGAGAAGGAAATCTCCTTCGAGATGCTGGTCGAGGCGATCGAGTCGGCCCTCCTCATCGCCTACCACCGCACCCCCGACGCCCGCCGCCACGCGCGGGTGGAGCTGGACCGGGCCACCGGTCACGTGACGGTGTGGGCGAAGGAAGACCCGGCCGACCTGGAGGAGGGCCAGCAGCCCAAGGAGTTCGACGACACGCCGTCGGACTTCGGCCGGATCGCCGCGAGCACCGCCCGCCAGGTCATCCAGCAGCGGCTGCGGGACGCCGAGAACGACGTCACCTTCGGCGAGTACGCCCGCCGCGAGGGCGACATCGTGGCCGGCATGGTGCAGCAGGGCAAGGACCCGAAGAACGTCCTCGTCAAGCTGGACGACAAGCTGGAGGCCATCCTTCCGGTGCAGGAGCAGGTGCCGGGCGAGGACTACACGCACGGCCTGCGCCTGCGGACGTACGTCGTCCGGGTGGCGAAGGGCGTCCGCGGTCCGTCCGTCACCCTTTCGCGTACGCACCCCAACCTGGTGAAGAAGCTCTTCGCCCTGGAGGTGCCGGAGATCGCCGACGGCTCGGTCGAGATCGCGGCCATCGCCCGTGAGGCCGGCCACCGCACCAAGATCGCCGTCCGTTCCACCCGTTCGGGCCTGAACGCCAAGGGCGCCTGCATCGGCCCGATGGGCAGCCGGGTGCGCAACGTCATGGCCGAGCTGCTCGGCGAGAAGATCGACATCGTCGACTGGTCGGACGACCCGGCCGAGATGGTGGCGAACGCGCTCTCCCCGGCCCGGGTCTCCAAGGTCGAGATCGTGGACCTGGCCGCCCGCTCGGCCCGCGTGACGGTGCCGGACTACCAGCTGTCGCTGGCGATCGGCAAGGAGGGGCAGAACGCCCGTCTGGCCGCGCGCCTCACCGGCTGGCGGATCGACATCCGTCCGGACACCGAGGTCTCCGGTCCCCAGGACTGA
- the rimP gene encoding ribosome maturation factor RimP — protein sequence MSTTQSERLRGLLEPLVHAKDLDLEEIEVSRAGRRGLLRVIVDSEEGVELDACAELSRVISEKLDETDAMGEGEYVLEVSSPGADRPLTQHRHYVRATGRLVKLQLTPEAGGGEVVTRILAVDEDGLDTEVPGVKGRKATARRVEFAEIAKARVEIEFNRKDKKEEEA from the coding sequence ATGAGCACCACCCAGAGCGAACGGCTGCGCGGTCTTCTGGAACCGCTCGTTCACGCGAAGGACCTCGACCTCGAGGAGATCGAGGTGTCCCGGGCCGGCCGCCGCGGACTGCTGAGGGTCATCGTCGACTCGGAGGAGGGCGTCGAGCTCGACGCCTGCGCCGAGCTGAGCCGCGTCATCTCCGAGAAGCTGGACGAGACGGACGCGATGGGCGAGGGCGAGTACGTCCTCGAAGTCAGTTCCCCCGGCGCCGACCGCCCCCTGACCCAGCACCGCCACTACGTGCGCGCCACCGGCCGCCTGGTGAAGCTGCAGCTGACCCCCGAGGCGGGCGGCGGCGAGGTCGTCACCCGCATCCTGGCCGTGGACGAGGACGGGCTGGACACCGAGGTGCCGGGCGTGAAGGGCCGCAAGGCCACCGCCCGCCGGGTGGAGTTCGCCGAGATCGCGAAGGCGCGTGTCGAGATCGAGTTCAACCGCAAGGACAAGAAGGAAGAGGAGGCGTAG
- a CDS encoding ferritin-like domain-containing protein, producing MTALDAAQAALAAEHAAVYGYGVVGARVGEARRAEATAAYEGHRARRDALRRTVRDLGGEPVAAAAGYALPFAVPDPAAAVRLAAVLEDRVAGVYSDLVRSADGPLRKEAAAALREAAVRAVRWRGSDVTFPGLAERA from the coding sequence ATGACCGCGCTCGACGCGGCCCAGGCCGCACTCGCCGCCGAGCACGCCGCCGTGTACGGGTACGGGGTCGTCGGCGCCCGCGTCGGCGAGGCCCGGCGCGCCGAGGCCACCGCCGCGTACGAGGGCCACCGCGCCCGCCGGGACGCGCTGCGCCGCACCGTCCGCGACCTGGGCGGCGAGCCGGTCGCCGCCGCGGCGGGCTACGCGCTGCCGTTCGCGGTGCCGGACCCGGCCGCGGCCGTGCGGCTCGCGGCCGTCCTGGAGGACCGGGTCGCCGGGGTCTACTCCGACCTGGTCCGCTCCGCCGACGGGCCGCTCCGCAAGGAGGCGGCGGCGGCGCTGCGCGAGGCGGCGGTCCGGGCCGTCCGCTGGCGCGGCAGCGACGTAACCTTTCCTGGGCTCGCCGAACGGGCGTAG